The following DNA comes from Hordeum vulgare subsp. vulgare chromosome 3H, MorexV3_pseudomolecules_assembly, whole genome shotgun sequence.
TGTTTCGTCACATGTAAAAGTCATGTGGTGGCTTGCACAGAGCTCTTGAGTTTCGTCTTCTAATATTTGATAGATGCATCCTCTACTATCTTTTGTGCCTCATCTAAGATTTATAATTCCCAATATATTACAAGTAAACCTTTCTGTATATGATATCAAGAGTTGTTTCCTTCATCGGAATTCTGTTCTACAAAGGGAAGGTAAAAGGAAGAGGAATAGTACCTCTCTCGGTACCATGGTTCATTGTGAATCTGTGCCACAATTATGTGTTTGCTGATATTTGAACCAAATCAATGATTTGGTATGAATTCTACTATTTCTTTTAAGGAATCTCAGTTTTTCCAATCATAAGAATATTCCTTcactttattttttatatatgcaGGTTAACGATTCCTGTGTTAGAGAATATCATACGAAAACCAACATTCGGTGGAAACCGGTGAAAACCACAAGAAACATATGTTTTGAAGTTTTGAAAAGAACTAGAAAAATATTGGATGTTAAGAGGATGATGTTTTATTGTCACCCAAAATTTCAAATTGAAACACATTACGAGCTGTGAGCTACCAAAAAGAAAAAATCACCTTTGAATAGTGCCAAATAGTAATGTCACTATTCAGGGCTGAATTTTGTCTTTTTCGTAGCTCACATCTCGTAACGTGTTTCAACTTGAAATTTTGTGTGGCAATAAAACATCATCATCTTAACATCCCATATTTTTCAGAGTTTTTCTGAAACTTTAAAATATGGTTTTCACAAAGTTTTCATTGAATGTTAGTTTTCGTATGATATTCTCCCCTTATGTTATTGGATTTCTGCAACAAGCTGAAGTAATTCCCTTGTCTTTTTACTATGGAGTTGGGCACTGAACTTTCaaaacaacatgaactcaacccttTGATAAATCTAATGATTGTTAGTTTAGGTTGTAGTCTATGATAATGCATGACATGTTTATTTACCATGGTCAATTTGTCTTGTCTGAAATTTACATGATGGATCATGCCACAACCTAATTTTGTAGCCCACACTACCTGAAAGAAGCTAGTGGATAGCCCTAACCTACCCAGATGACACTAATTTATAGTACCAATAATATTATAGCTCTAGGGATAATATTCCAACACACTCTAGAGGCCATGCAATAAAAAACTATGTAGGAGGTTTTGATTCCCTTCGTAGAAATCAGTTAGCCGGTGGACTTTATAGAGGTTGTTTCTATGTACGCTAAATTTCAGTTTAGTCACATCTATGCAGGGTATTGGAGACCCACGCCCTATATTTTCATCAAGAACTGGGGCACTCAATATACCATGCACCACCAAGTATTGCCCCAAGGCAAGCAATACCAATCAGATTATACGTCTAGATAGGTCAACCATATGCTTGTTGAGAAAATTATGAACCAATGGCACGATAATAAGTATTAGCAGTGTGATCTATTAtacctttcttcttttttccggATGAGCATGTTCATCCTTTTGGACAATtagacatgcatatctgtttgtaTTATTCTTATGTACACATCATTTAAAATCATGTTTGTTTTGTACTCATGCTAATTCATCTGAGATTAAGTTTATGACAATGTGCATTTACCCCTGACATATATATGCTTCTGGACACATTGATTTAACCAAAGGAGTGGTGTGTTTTCTGATACATTTTTTTATCAATGGGATTTAGAAGTAAACAAAAATGAATACAAAAAATATGTATCCGTGTCATTCAAAATTTTGAAGAACAGCCAACAACATCTCAGGAATAATGAGAATGACCACCCTTGCCTCTCTAGAGAAACATGTTATGGTACATTGCAAAGTAGATTATCTAAACAATGGCTTTTCTGAAACAATGAGAATGACAATCATTGACTTTGTACAAAAACATGTTAGGTTTGTTTGAAATAGTTTTGACCACTACTATCAAATTATCTTCTCTATACACGTTAATTTTCACGTGCATGATTACTAATATATAAAAAGGACACccgcgtcgttgttcgttctcacATTCTAGCATTACGCGGTGGGGCATGAGATCTTCAAGAAATTTAGACTCTTGGTCAACATCTAGTGGCATTTGTCATCTTTTTGCCAAGAAATGACTCTAGTTCTCTCCATGGTGCCATGTAGACAGAGATGGATATGTCCTCGCACAACCACTTATTCGGATATGATGAGTTTATGTTATTTGTGTCGGGTTACTTGTGTTGTTTGACTTTCTATGCAGTTGCAACCTTCCCACAAATATTATGATGGAGTTTTTACGCTTCGGATCCAAACACGTTCATTGCACAGAGCTTCCCTTTTTTTGGATGAGCGACTCACGTGGTTTGCAAAAAATAAAATGGTAATCAAGTTCCTGCCAGTGAACGAGTAGGTGACTCCAAGAGATTTTATTGCAATTCCTAAAACATGAAAATAAAAAACTGTTTGCATATATATTCTAAGATCATGATGAAAATTTTATAATACAAGATGAATGCATTATGAAATCATGATAAATATTTCCTCTACACAGGATGAACATTTTACAGAAAACGGCAAATTTATTttaaacataatacgaacattgTTAAAATACATGATTTTTCTTTTAAAAACAATGAAAGATTTTCAGAAATATATGCGATGGCCATTTCTTATGTgcacgacaagaatttttatgaacAAGATAAATATTAGTTTATAGAATATGTACACTTGTTAAAAAATTTAATGATTATTTCTTATAATACACATTTTCTTAGATATGctgaatatttaaaaaaatatgctAAACATTTTGTGAAAAcactatgaacaaaaaaatacCGACGATTATAGAAAACACATGAAaaaacaaaatgaaaagaaaatgaGTATGAACAAGAAATATATAATAATACAAAGCAATCCTCATTAGTTGAAATTGaaaaggataaaaataaaaatagaaaatagaaaaTCCATTCATACAATTAAGAAAGTGTTCCACATATTTTACTGAAAATGTTAGATATATTTTCTAAACTATTATGTGATTAGAAGAAAACTTGAAACACAAACTAAAACAAGGTAAGAACAGAAGAAGGAAATATAAAACAAAATAGAAGCAGGTAACCAAAAACGAAGTATAAAAACCAGACTgaaaacaagcaaaaaagaaCACAACAAAAATTGCAGGGAATTGCTACTGTTGGCATACTAAGGCCACGCATATTGTGTTGTGTTGCATGCATCTGGATATATCTTTCGCGGTTTATAGTGAGAGAAATGGCTGCCTCGCTACCAGTCGATATGAATGGTTTGCTACATAAAAAACAATGAAGAATAGATGAATGCCTCGCTTGCGTACACATATTAGGAGTCTGTGGTGGGGCCGGCCCCCTGTAAACATGCTGAGCCCTCACACTAAACTTCTTTTTAAAATGAATATAACTTCAGACGAATATATTTCAAATTGTAAACTTACTTAAGAAAATTTGTAAACTGTGAATTTGAATTAATATATTGAAAACTGTAAATTACTTAAGAAAACTTGTAAACCGTTAATTTAAAAAGACTTAGAAAGGATAAACAAAATTTTAGCACAATTTCATAAAAATGTTGATAGCAATATTAGTGTTTCATAAAAATGTATCTGGAATTTTGAAAAATATGTATATAGTACACAGTGATTCTTTTAACAACAGCAGATATTTTTGTAAAACAATTGAGTATTATTTTTTCAAACCACAACAATTGATTTCCTAAATATATGCGATTGGTATTTTCTAATTGCACCAAAAGAATTTTTGAAAACAGGATGAATACTTTTTTATACACGAAGAATATTATTTTATAGAAGATGAACATTCTTTGAAAACATAAAGttgtttttttaaaataaaaataattattttatatatGCTGAACATTAATGAAAATGCataaaacatgttttaaaatcacaatgaataaataaataaaagaggaaTATAGAACTATGAATACAGATGGAAATGAAGCGGAAACGATATAAGAAGAAGACATTATACAATAATAAAAAGTTATCATGTATTTAAAATGGAAAgtcaaaaaaattaaatttgtagatacaaaatataaaaaatattcataaaATTATAAAAGTGTTCCACAAATTTTATCAAAATCGTCAATACATTCTTAAAATATTGTGTAattagaacattttttgaaataagGTATGATACAGCAATCACACCTGTTCAGCGATGCTTCATGGCCGGCCAGTACATTcagtaggtttctccaaaccgttCATGTAATTTTTTACAATAATAGTGAAATGATCTAATATATTTATAGCataaaaatgttcacaaattttaCAATTTTACATGAAATTTTAATTGATCGTCACTATGTGTTTAGAAAAATAATGATAGTATAACAAAATATATTCATAGTGCATTTAGAAAATATTCAACATGGTTTAATAAATACTATTTAAAACATGACAAATatgtttaaaaaatgttaaatttgTATTTAAAATATAGAAAATgtatttagaaaatgttcataACACATAAAAATTGCAAGAATACCCACAAAAACTGTTGATGGCATATTTCATAAGTAGTCAATATCCTTTGTACGTATTGAAAAAATTGTCAATGTGGATTTAACAAATGATAAGCATGTATTCTgataaatcttcaacctgtatttCGAAAATGTTTAGTGTGTATCTGAAAAATGTTCAACACATATACAAGAAATGTTCAGGATGTATTAACAAAAGGTGAGATATTATTGCAAAGTAGAAAAAACAGTAAGAAAAGCCAAGAATAGAAAACTATTAAAAACTGATAAATGATAGGAAAATAAATACGATTGTAAACTTCCCAAAACCAATTGGCAAGATGCGATATTGTTGTGTCGGACCAACCCATCAAATGAATTTTGGAGTGATGCGATATTGTTGTGTTGGAATAAGCTAGGCGTAGTATTGCCGCCTATTTACGGGATCATAGTGATCCTTAATGGGCTATGCCATGTACCACGGTTTTGGAAGCATAAACAAGTTTTgtgattttttcaaaaaataaaaatcagTTTTAGCATGCTAGCACGTGGCTTTTTCCATAGCTGTTTCACACGTTTTTCTTGTTCAACCATTCATTTACTTGTTTTCTTTTATTAATTTTGCTTCActattctttttgttttctttaatAAACATTCACATGTTTTCAAAAATTTCGAACATTTCTTTGAAATCATTAACGAGTTTTGAATTCATAAAtagttttcaaatttgtgaatatttgcacattAGCGAACATCCCTTTAAATTCACAGATAttactattttatttttgtattaataTTTTAGTTTTTGAACATTTTCTAAATCCATGAACACTTTTAAAAATCTATGATGTTTTAAAATTTCTTAAAAAGTTTACAAACTTGTTTTAAACTGACTGAATATTTCTTATAATGACCTTTTTAAAATACAAATAAAATGGAAATCCTTCAGCATATTTTATATTATTGGTCATTTAAGAAAAGCATAAAGATGCAGTGCTATTTTTTACAAGAGGCGAACTATTTTTTCTGGTGTACTGAAGCATGTCGTTCTTTATGTTCGTCAATTAATATGGAACATGTATACCTACCAAAGTGAGGCGAAAACTATGTCTCCAAATGAGCAGTGCAACCGCACTTTCCTCACGGCGCTATAGAGAAAATTCCCCACTTAAAGTGGGTAATAGGACCAATGCCTCCTATTTGATGTGTTAGCTGCACTTAAAGATTTGTCATTGACTTGCACATAGAATGAGATATAGGTCGACCCACGAGGGCATTTGTGGATAGCTCGTTTGGAGTGATTGTTTACCCTTCAGCTTGCCTCTCAAAAACCGATTGCTGGTACAGATTTCAAAATTTATTGCAGGACAAAAAATGATTTCATTTGAATCTTGAATATTGAAAAGTTaaacattttaaaaaataattCTAACTATATTTAAGAAATATGAATATTACCAAAATATACAGAACTCTTTTGGAAGGACATGACCATTTTTTGTAACTTATGGAAGTATTTTTTATATTGGTGACCATTAAAAAATAAACATATACAAAAAATAGAAACATTTTACAtttattgaaaatttatgagCACTTTTTTGAAGAGGAATATTTTGAAATTATTAGTATTTTTTGAAAACAATTGTGAACATTTGTTGAAATGAAAACCCGGGAAATTTCGGCCCCTACTGCATGGGCCGGGCTAGGCGGAGGATTCCCGTGTGTGAAATGGTTTTTTCTtacttatactccctccatacctacatataagtcttttaagaggtttcactagggggactacatacggatgtatatagacatattttagagtatagattcatttattttgcttcgtatgtagccttttagtaaaatctctaaaaaaacttatatttagaaacggagggagtagatcgcATTAGTGGATAATATTTTACATCTTCGAAGGTTATTTCCGTGACGTATCACAAGAATCAATAACCCcattatatttatatatatttatCTTCACGTACTAATAAAAAGACGAGTACGTTTCTTCATCCATCGTCAAAATTATCTCTAAAGTTGCAAAACGTTTCATACAGAGGAATCTCGGCATGAGCAGGCCCATGCAACAGCAACCACCTATACAGCGCTATGTGTGCTAGGTGAAGACACACGAGCCTGCCTGGGCCGACCAATATACGTACAGCCTGATtctaaatttcgagtttttacttttcgtttttatttcttatcattatgagaattttgaattaaaatgtttaATAATTCTTTACTGTTTGTGGATTCAgaaattttttgtgatttgtaaATAATGTTCTTGTATTAAACAATGTTCACAAATTTTCAAACAAACGTTCAGGATATCTAAAAacattcatgatttttttaataCTTCGTTTATTAAAAACTATTAATGAAATTCAACAAGACTTCGCCAATTAAAAAAATGTGCATGAATTGATAAATatccaaaaaattcaaaaaatgtttgtaaattaaGAAATTAATTTATTGATTCATAAAATGTCAGCTTATTCAAAAACGATCAtgcatttgaaaaaatgttcctcaATTTCGATAATTCTTCCAACAACTTCCAAAAAAATGTTCAGCGAATCTAGAAATGTTCACAGGttcaacaattttttttaaaaacgtTTGCAAATAGTATAAAATGTTGATGAATTCAAAAATGTTTatgattttagaaaatgtttgtGCATTTTCACGATTTCAAATATGTTGACGAGTTAAAAAAAGTTCatgtttttcaaaaattgttcacgatTTCACGAAAATGAGAGTGATAGTGTGTCTCGGTGATGCAACAAAATATGATCATGACCATTGGAGATTATGACTTTTTTTCTCTAGTTACAACGCACAAGCCGTTTTGCTAGTTATtgggtatagatatagatatagacaAATTAAATTAACTAGTAAGGGATATTAAGATACCATAGTGAATCCCAACATGTGAATAATACTAAAAATCAAGGTCATAATGATAAACAAATTCTTAACCAACGAAACAATTAACATTCTTGTCTGTATTGATATCCCCCCACCTCTAGAGATCTTGTACACCCACTGTAGTGGTGAAGATTTTATACATAACTGGCTGCATTTAACCAAACATTAATCTAAAAAAAACTTGATGCAATTATCTAATTATGAGTTGCATTTCAAGTGCTGGAATATTAATTTTAGCCGCCGTTGTCAACGCCATTGACAACGTTGTTAATTTTATCCCAACATGCTCgggtctttttatttcttttcactGAGCGATCTCAGCATTTCTCCATAATCCCCCCTTCATCGCAAACAATAACCTTCCTTCCCCATATGGAGTTCGGAGACCCGCCAACTATCTTTTTAGTGAAATCTTTGAAAGATGGTGGTCTCTCTTGGCCAGTGGGTGGTGGAACTATCTTCTTCCGTCGTCGCCATGCCCTCGCCGACGTTGTAATGTCTTATAGCTCTAGGTGAAACATGCACCTGCATCGCGGCCATTGTGATGGGCATTGCCTCAGCTGGCTGTTCATACATTTGATGATCCATGGCGTGCATGAGTGGGAAGCTTTCCATCTGCGCCGCCACCCACTGCTCTATCCCGTTCCCATGGGACTGGTGTTGGTGTTGCTGCTCGCAGCCATCTATCGCGTAGCTATCGCTGTCGGGGAAGAGCACCCTGGCGGGGTAGCTGAAGCCAAGGCTTGCCAGGTCAAAGCTGTCGGTGAACCAGCTGTCGGGCGACGACGCACTGCCAAACATGGAGTACTGCAGCTGGGGTGACGAGGTGGCACAAGTGGTTGTTCTGCTTGACGTTGTCCCTGCCGCCTTGGGCTTGGCCCTTCGCTTGGCATGGCGGCGAGACCCACCACCAATGGGGATGTTGCGGAGCGCGCCACCGCGGGTCCAGTAGCGACGGCATGCGCGGCAAAAGTGGCGGGGCTGCGTGATGGAGTAGTTGTTGAAGTAGCAGAACTTGGTGTTGGTGGAATCGCAGCGTGGGCAGTTGAGCCCTGACACTGGCTGCGGCACCCGCACAAGCCGTGACCGCTCCAACATCGACATCGGCATGCTAATCCTACtgccgccgccatcgccatcCCCAACACCGCAGCAACCATCATCGCCGCCCCCTCCTGCGCCGACCCCGGTCGTGGCCATGAAAATTTCTTGATTGCTGTTGTTGCCTCCTCCATCACCAGCACCAGAAGGTGAAGGAGTGTTAGTGCCGATTTGTTGCAGCTGCAAATCAACAAGGCGATGACCAATCAAATAAGTATATAGAGCGAGGTTTTATTTTACTCCATTATGTCTTTTCTCGGGACGTGCGAGATGAACCGGTTTCTGGTAAATCTCGGATTTTTTGTTTGAAATAATTCAAATGAATTTCGATTTGAAATTTATTGTACATATAAATATGTAATGTTTGACGAGTAATGCTACATTCATGGAAGGTTGCGGACGTTTTACAGAGTGATATTGATTTGTCACGTTGTGATTGGATTAAGGGGGGAGGGACTCCCTCACCGAGATGAAAATATGGGGGCTGAAGAGGTTAGAGCATCTCTATCAGACCCCATATCACGCCGAGCCGCAAAATGCTTTTACAGTTTACGAAAAAACGGCTTTGCGAGCCGGCGCGGGTGAAGGCAGGGTCAGACCCTGCAAAACGGATCCTAAAAAAGAATATTCGTAGAAGATGCTCTTCGTCCACGTCCAGCCGTGCACGTTGTCCATACGCACACGCTCTGCCTCCGCCGGAGCTTGCCGGCCGCAACGACCTCCCGGAGCACGCTGCCGGGCATTCTCCCCAATCGGTTTGTTCTTTCTGGTTCCAGCTCTCGCACGGTCACAGTCACACGTTCCCCATTTGCTGGTGGTCCTCTCTCTCCGTCAAATATCTTTATGATTTTTTCGAGTGGTATCACTGTTTCTTTGTTGTCAGCGAAATTTCCAGTAACCGTTCGGTTCCTGTAAATTTTGGCCAGAAAACAAAACCCTGATATGGAGTACATTGCATGATATGTATCTGCAATCAGCAAACCTAGCTCTGAGTGTacacatattctgttttttggcGTGTGAACAAAATCACGAGGGAATATGAAATTAATTAGCTAGCAAGAAGCACAAGGATGCATACCTGAATTAGCTGGTTGTGGTCGGTGTTCCAGAAGTTTGATGAATCCAGGAAGGCAGGAAGGAATATCATAGCTGGTGATCTCGAGAGAACAGAGAGTGGGAGGAAGAAACTTAGCAGCAGCTGGGGAAATCTAGTGGAAGATTACTAGTACCAAGGGAAGGAATGAAATGGAtgctagagagagagggagggtttAGCTACccaagaagagagagagaaaggagaGAGCAAGGATAGCTAGCAGCACCAAAAGAGATGAGAGAGAAGCAACACACACACTCTATATATATGTATAGCCTATGGAGATTTGGAGGAATAGAGAAGAGGACacatattgttgttgttttccttcATTTGCACACTTTTCCTTTTTTCCATGGTGAATATTGACGTGGCTGAGAGTGGTACCCATGCTAGCTACAGTTTGCAATAAATTAGTGTGTGCACTGCATTCTGATTAGCTAAGCTTGATAGCTAATTTGCCACCGCAGAATTAATTATCCAGGCCAACCATCTAGTTCAATGGTACTAACAATTTGGTAGGCCTACCCCCCAAAAAAACAATTTGGTAGGCCTACATATCTTTTTTGTTTGAACTCTAGCAAGTCATATCCCTCAGTCTATTTAAAGACAAccatttttagtaggtaccaagACGTCTTGTCATTCTCATCATGTGTTTTTTTCTTCTAATTCCACATCTCCATAATATTGCGTTCCAAAGATGTCATAAAATGTGGGATATGTCAAAGCAAGTTGAACTTCAATCTTGAAATGTGCATGTCACGTATACATCAAGAAAAAGTGACAGTGACTAGTGTTTGTGTTGCATATACAACTTAATTTTGCATGGGAAGGGACTCACATTATATTTGACCACTCCAGTTTTACCTAAGTTTATTTGTATCCCTATACTCTAAAATTTTAAGGCCGGCTAATTTGATCGGCGACCTAGTGAATTTTTTATGACCAGTAATGTGGCAGTGGTTTTGCGCACAAACCAATCGGCACAAAAACAAGATAACAATAATTATACATTCATTACTAAAAAAAGGTGAATTTCAGGAACAAATAAAATGGGAATAAATATTTAGGTTTTAAGGGAAATCGGGAATTTTTTGATAACTCATAAATAAAATTTGAACATTCATGAGTAGTCCTTTATAACTTATATTCAAAAAATAATTTGATTTTTTCTTTTAGTACTTCTGGTTTTCCAAATTTTCGAATTGTATTATAAATTTGTAGATTAGATGTAATTCTAATTATTTTAATTCATTTTCATGATGACCCGAGTGCTGTGTGTGCAAAATCACCGCCATGTTAGCAACCAGATTGTTTGGACAAGGGTTAAGGATATAATATTCTCTGTATCAAAAGTTTAGGGTCAAACTTGTGTAAGTTCAAAATCTAGTAGGCAAAACTACAACCGATCGTCAGATAGGTGTTGTGGGTCACAAATTTTTTAGCCACTTTTATATCATGGTAGAAGTTTCTCTCAAACCTGAGTGAGTTGGCAACATTGAGCAATTGACTTCCATGTTAATACTTAATAAACATGACGGCGTTCTTGGTTCTGTCATTTTCTGGTGTAGAGAGAAAAATAAGAGCTCCTATCTTATTACTCGAGCCGATTGTTGGTATGAACAAATAAGTGTTTGATTGAAGTCAGGTGGTTGGCAAGTACCTGTGTTCATTTGTACTATGGTAGTTGCGGGTACTGTATGTCGCCGGACATATACATACTCTTTTCATCTTCAT
Coding sequences within:
- the LOC123442304 gene encoding dof zinc finger protein DOF5.1-like, producing MIFLPAFLDSSNFWNTDHNQLIQLQQIGTNTPSPSGAGDGGGNNSNQEIFMATTGVGAGGGGDDGCCGVGDGDGGGSRISMPMSMLERSRLVRVPQPVSGLNCPRCDSTNTKFCYFNNYSITQPRHFCRACRRYWTRGGALRNIPIGGGSRRHAKRRAKPKAAGTTSSRTTTCATSSPQLQYSMFGSASSPDSWFTDSFDLASLGFSYPARVLFPDSDSYAIDGCEQQHQHQSHGNGIEQWVAAQMESFPLMHAMDHQMYEQPAEAMPITMAAMQVHVSPRAIRHYNVGEGMATTEEDSSTTHWPRETTIFQRFH